From one Humulus lupulus chromosome 8, drHumLupu1.1, whole genome shotgun sequence genomic stretch:
- the LOC133797950 gene encoding uncharacterized protein LOC133797950 isoform X3, with protein MLYVYQMMETRSFGKSLRNPMSFWPTEMSRTILFALVSIVSSHIRCNFTNFARNICCLKCKAEGPKKSGESDIEMKKGNWNCPKNMLPLDGVVLQNSVGQFFSKMLKKLSKQLHGKDWNLNNLNTLYMLGNRVYIWI; from the exons ATGCTTTACGTCTATCAAATGATGGAGACAAg GTCTTTTGGAAAGAGTCTTAGAAATCCCATGTCCTTTTGGCCAACTGAGATGAGTAGAACGATCTTATTTGCTCTAGTCTCCATTGTCAGCTCTCATATTAG ATGCAATTTCACCAATTTTGCTAGAAATATCTGCTGCCTGAAGTGCAAAGCTGAGGGACCAAAGAAGTCAGGAGAAAGTGATATTGAAATGAAGAAAGGTAATTGGAATTGTCCAAA gaatATGTTGCCACTCGATGGTGTCGTGCTCCAGAACTCTGTGGGTCAATTTTTCTCAAAA ATGCTAAAGAAGCTAAGCAAACAATTACATGGCAAGGATTGGAATTTGAACAACTTAAACACATTATATATGTTGGGAAATAGGGTCTATATTTGGATTTGA
- the LOC133797950 gene encoding uncharacterized protein LOC133797950 isoform X1, which produces MLYVYQMMETRSFGKSLRNPMSFWPTEMSRTILFALVSIVSSHIRCNFTNFARNICCLKCKAEGPKKSGESDIEMKKGNWNCPKNMLPLDGVVLQNSVGQFFSKYTPAIDIWSIGCICLNAYRKTRVSLGKLIHQLDLMTDLLGTPPSPVESTGRMLKKLSKQLHGKDWNLNNLNTLYMLGNRVYIWI; this is translated from the exons ATGCTTTACGTCTATCAAATGATGGAGACAAg GTCTTTTGGAAAGAGTCTTAGAAATCCCATGTCCTTTTGGCCAACTGAGATGAGTAGAACGATCTTATTTGCTCTAGTCTCCATTGTCAGCTCTCATATTAG ATGCAATTTCACCAATTTTGCTAGAAATATCTGCTGCCTGAAGTGCAAAGCTGAGGGACCAAAGAAGTCAGGAGAAAGTGATATTGAAATGAAGAAAGGTAATTGGAATTGTCCAAA gaatATGTTGCCACTCGATGGTGTCGTGCTCCAGAACTCTGTGGGTCAATTTTTCTCAAAA TACACTCCTGCAATAGATATTTGGAGCATAGGATGTATTTGCTTAAATGCTTACAGGAAAACTAGGGTTTCGTTGGGAAAATTGATACACCAATTGGATCTCATGACTGATTTGCTTGGCACACCACCCTCCCCAGTCGAATCCACTGGAAGG ATGCTAAAGAAGCTAAGCAAACAATTACATGGCAAGGATTGGAATTTGAACAACTTAAACACATTATATATGTTGGGAAATAGGGTCTATATTTGGATTTGA
- the LOC133797950 gene encoding uncharacterized protein LOC133797950 isoform X2: MLYVYQMMETRCNFTNFARNICCLKCKAEGPKKSGESDIEMKKGNWNCPKNMLPLDGVVLQNSVGQFFSKYTPAIDIWSIGCICLNAYRKTRVSLGKLIHQLDLMTDLLGTPPSPVESTGRMLKKLSKQLHGKDWNLNNLNTLYMLGNRVYIWI, encoded by the exons ATGCTTTACGTCTATCAAATGATGGAGACAAg ATGCAATTTCACCAATTTTGCTAGAAATATCTGCTGCCTGAAGTGCAAAGCTGAGGGACCAAAGAAGTCAGGAGAAAGTGATATTGAAATGAAGAAAGGTAATTGGAATTGTCCAAA gaatATGTTGCCACTCGATGGTGTCGTGCTCCAGAACTCTGTGGGTCAATTTTTCTCAAAA TACACTCCTGCAATAGATATTTGGAGCATAGGATGTATTTGCTTAAATGCTTACAGGAAAACTAGGGTTTCGTTGGGAAAATTGATACACCAATTGGATCTCATGACTGATTTGCTTGGCACACCACCCTCCCCAGTCGAATCCACTGGAAGG ATGCTAAAGAAGCTAAGCAAACAATTACATGGCAAGGATTGGAATTTGAACAACTTAAACACATTATATATGTTGGGAAATAGGGTCTATATTTGGATTTGA
- the LOC133797950 gene encoding uncharacterized protein LOC133797950 isoform X4 — MLYVYQMMETRSFGKSLRNPMSFWPTEMSRTILFALVSIVSSHIRCNFTNFARNICCLKCKAEGPKKSGESDIEMKKGICCHSMVSCSRTLWVNFSQKC, encoded by the exons ATGCTTTACGTCTATCAAATGATGGAGACAAg GTCTTTTGGAAAGAGTCTTAGAAATCCCATGTCCTTTTGGCCAACTGAGATGAGTAGAACGATCTTATTTGCTCTAGTCTCCATTGTCAGCTCTCATATTAG ATGCAATTTCACCAATTTTGCTAGAAATATCTGCTGCCTGAAGTGCAAAGCTGAGGGACCAAAGAAGTCAGGAGAAAGTGATATTGAAATGAAGAAAG gaatATGTTGCCACTCGATGGTGTCGTGCTCCAGAACTCTGTGGGTCAATTTTTCTCAAAA ATGCTAA